The following proteins come from a genomic window of Bactrocera tryoni isolate S06 chromosome 1, CSIRO_BtryS06_freeze2, whole genome shotgun sequence:
- the LOC120776516 gene encoding fibrinogen C domain-containing protein 1-like, translating into MFRFILFLLLHYLLWFPIKKVSGEDLNSSAIYDYNCDVQIDVVKEFLQELQAVRKREDDILAQISLIETKQERVRKSVPSSCLEAAAESFKSGVYNITLEKFSDTPFAVYCNEEVDYGGWLVIQRRVSDAVDFYRDWGEYKNGFGVLDENYWIGLEKLHAFTSSCQHELYIELQRYSGESYYARYSEFVVGSESEGYPLQILGTYTGTAGNSLEYHFGMKFTTRDQDNDLRSHKNCAVHFKGAWWFKSCYDSHLNGEYGQTSTGVEWFGIAEDESLKSAQMMIRPTEKCLRRMSLKAK; encoded by the exons ATGTTCCGCTTTATATTGTTCCTGTTACTACATTATTTATTGTGGTTTCCCATTAAGAAGGTTAGCGGTGAAGATCTAAATTCAAGCGCGATTTATGACTATAATTGTGATGTGCAAATAGATGTCGTTAAAGAGTTCCTTCAAGAATTGCAAGCTGTGCGAAAGCGGGAAGATGATATTTTGGCACAAATAtctcttattgaaaccaaacaGGAGAG AGTTCGAAAGTCGGTGCCTTCAAGCTGTTTGGAGGCAGCAGCTGAGAGCTTCAAAAGTGGTGTTTACAATATAACATTGGAGAAGTTTAGTGACACACCGTTTGCCGTTTATTGTAACGAAGAGGTGGACTATGGTGGCTGGTTAGTTATACAACGACGTGTCAGTGATGCCGTGGATTTTTATAGAGACTGGGGGGAGTATAAAAACGGTTTCGGGGTGCTGGATGAAAACTATTGGATTGGTTTGGAAAAACTACATGCCTTCACGAGTAGTTGTCAGCATGAGCTCTATATTGAATTGCAGAGATATAGTGGTGAAAGTTATTATGCGCGCTATTCGGAATTTGTAGTCGGCAGTGAATCGGAGGGATATCCTCTTCAAATATTGGGTACTTATACAGGCACTGCTGGTAATAGCTTGGAATATCACTTTGGTATGAAATTCACCACTCGTGATCAGGATAATGACCTCCGTTCCCATAAAAATTGTGCTGTTCATTTCAAAGGCGCCTGGTGGTTTAAAAGCTGCTATGATAG tcatcttaatggagaatatggACAAACGAGCACTGGCGTCGAATGGTTCGGCATAGCTGAGGATGAATCTTTGAAATCCGCGCAAATGATGATACGCCCCACAGAGAAATGCCTAAGACGCATGTCACTGAAGGCCAAatga